One region of Sebastes fasciatus isolate fSebFas1 chromosome 1, fSebFas1.pri, whole genome shotgun sequence genomic DNA includes:
- the usp4 gene encoding ubiquitin carboxyl-terminal hydrolase 4: MMAEGGGPEPGGAAAAAAADSDSEPAAAQMPTPSTENQKQTIGSLLKTTLRKGDEWYLIDSRWFKQWKKYVGFDSWDMYNVGERSLYPGPIDNSGLFSDQETQALKEHLIDELDYVLVPTEAWNKLVSWYSCLEGQRPIVRKVVEHGMFVKHCKVEVYLLELNLCENDNMDNVVTRHFSKADTIDTIEKEMRMLFNIQSEKETRLWNKYMSNTYEQLNKPDSTVQDAGLFQGQVLVIERKNEDGTWPRQASHPKSSTTPSRNFTTSPKLSSNSTASISSTVTNGDSSCSPGYTLNNSTSSGNRLGGYNSYSSSYNYRESQSQPGLCGLSNLGNTCFMNSALQCLSNASPLTEYFLNDQYEAEINRENPLGMRGEIAEAYADLVKQMWLSRSSYVAPRTFKTQVGRFAPQFSGYQQQDSQELLAFLLDGLHEDLNRVKKKPYLALRDAEGRQDEIVAKEALTNHRLRNDSIIVDIFHGLFKSTLVCPECSKVSVTFDPFCYLTLPLPMKKDRTMEVFLVRSDPQSRPTQYRVVVPKLGAVTDLCSALSKLCGFPPENMVVADVYNHRFHKIYRRDDGLNQIMEKDDIFVYEVQEEDSERMNLPVYFRERHSKHAGSSTSTMLFGQPLLITVPRHNLIADVLYDKILERIGRYVKQSQSPNGESRASASATFASCSQAPECSTSSGLNASLGGCGSPLSDGASCSASSSNGSNGSNHSGTCNETNGLYDGEEEAMDHQVSPEPENGQSEEEEEETSDLENGPKGDAANKRSLPAKLFTFSIVNSYGTANISPLPCDGNVLKLNPHSTVAIDWDTESKKRCYDEQEAEAYEKHESMLQAQKKKATVALRECIELFTTMETLGEHDPWYCPTCKKHQQATKKFDLWSLPGVLVVHLKRFSYNRCWRDKLDTVVDFPIRDLNMSEFVCDPKAGPYVYDLVAVSNHYGGMGGGHYTAYGKNKVDGKWYYFDDSSVSSAAEDQIVTKAAYVLFYQRRDEEAPSKPQPSASLGGAPEAAEDHMDTN; encoded by the exons ACCAGGAGACTCAGGCCCTGAAAGAGCACCTTATAGATGAGCTGGACTATGTCCTTGTACCCACTGAGGCATGGAATAAGCTTGTCAGCTGGTACAGCTGCCTTGAGGGCCAGAGACCCATCGTCAGGAAG GTTGTTGAACATGGCATGTTTGTCAAGCACTGTAAGGTGGAGGTCTATTTGCTGGAGCTGAACTTGTGTGAGAATGACAACATGGACAATGTTGTCACGCGTCATTTCAGTAAAGCTGATACTATAG ATACTATAGAGAAGGAGATGAGGATGCTGTTCAATATCCAATCGGAGAAGGAGACACGGCTCTGGAACAAATACATGAGCAACACCTACGAGCAGCTGAACAAGCCAGACAGCACTGTACAGGATGCTGGTCTCTTCCAGGGGCAG GTGCTTGTGATAGAGCGGAAGAATGAGGATGGCACGTGGCCCAGACAAGCTTCCCATCCCAA ATCTAGTACAACCCCATCCAGGAATTTCACTACCTCCCCAAAACTCTCCTCCAACTCAACCGCTAGTATCTCCTCAACAGTAACCAATGGAGACAGCAGCTGTAGCCCTGGCTACACACTAAACAACAGCACCTCCTCCGGCAACAG ATTGGGGGGCTACAATTCATACAGCTCCTCCTACAACTACAGAGAGTCCCAGTCGCAGCCTGGCCTGTGTGGCCTCAGTAATTTGGGCAACACATGCTTCATGAACTCTGCCCtccag TGCCTGAGCAATGCATCTCCACTCACAGAGTACTTCCTCAATGACCAGTATGAGGCAGAGATTAATCGCGAGAATCCACTGGGAATGAGGGGCGAGATTGCCGAGGCCTATGCAGATCTAGTAAAACAGATGTGGCTGAGCCGCAGCAGCTACGTGGCCCCACGTACCTTCAAA ACCCAGGTGGGACGTTTTGCCCCCCAGTTTTCAGGCTACCAGCAGCAGGACTCGCAGGAGCTGTTGGCCTTCCTGCTCGACGGGCTCCACGAAGATCTGAACCGCGTCAAGAAGAAGCCTTATCTGGCCCTGAGGGATGCAGAGGGCCGTCAAGACGAG ATTGTTGCAAAGGAAGCCTTGACGAACCACCGCTTGCGCAATGACTCTATTATAGTTGATATTTTCCACGGCCTCTTCAAATCCACTTTGGTGTGCCCAGAGTGCTCCAAGGtgtctgtgacctttgacccattCTGCTATCTCACTCTGCCTCTGCCCATGAAGAAGGACCGCACCATGGAGGTTTTCCTGGTGCGATCAGACCCTCAGTCAAGACCCACACAG TATCGAGTGGTGGTCCCCAAACTGGGTGCAGTGACAGACCTGTGCAGCGCCTTGTCCAAACTCTGTGGATTCCCTCCAGAAAAT ATGGTGGTGGCTGACGTTTACAATCATAGGTTCCATAAAATCTATAGACGGGATGACGGCCTCAACCAAATCATGGAAAAAGATGACATCTTTGT GTACGAGGTACAGGAAGAGGACAGCGAGAGGATGAACCTGCCTGTATATTTCAGGGAGCGCCATTCCAAGCATGCCGGAAGTTCCACAAGCACCATGCTGTTTGGCCAGCCTTTACTCATCACCGTGCCCAGACACAACCTCATAGCAGACGTTCTTTATGACAAGATCCTAGAGAGGATCGG gCGCTACGTAAAACAATCCCAGAGCCCTAATGGTGAAAGCAGGGCCTCAGCCTCGGCGACCTTTGCCAGCTGCAGCCAGGCTCCTGAATGTTCCACATCGTCTGGTCTCAACGCCAGCCTGGGGGGCTGTGGCAGCCCCCTGTCAGACGGGGCCTCGTGCAGTGCCAGCTCCAGTAATGGCAGCAACGGCAGCAACCACTCAGGGACCTGCAATGAAACCAATGGGCTATATGATG GTGAGGAGGAGGCCATGGACCACCAGGTGAGTCCAGAGCCAGAGAACGGCCAGTccgaagaggaggaagaggagacgtCCGACTTGGAAAATGGGCCTAAAGGAGACGCAGCCAATAAGCGCTCTTTGCCAGCCAAGCTCTTCACTTTCAGCATAGTCAACTCTTACGGAACAGCTAACATCAGCCCGCTGCCCTGCGATGGAAATGTCCTCAAGCTTAATC CACATTCCACGGTGGCGATCGACTGGGACACCGAGTCAAAGAAACGGTGTTACGATGAACAGGAAGCAGAG GCTTATGAGAAGCACGAGAGCATGCTTCAGGCCCAGAAGAAGAAAGCCACGGTGGCTCTGAGAGAATGCATCGAGCTCTTCACAACCATGGAGACTCTCGGAGAACACGATCCATG GTATTGTCCAACGTGTAAGAAACACCAACAGGCCACAAAAAAGTTTGACTTGTGGTCACTGCCTGGCGTTCTGGTAGTTCATCTGAAGCGGTTCTCCTACAACCGGTGTTGGAGGGACAAGCTGGACACAGTGGTGGACTTTCCCATCAG GGATCTGAACATGTCCGAGTTTGTGTGCGACCCGAAGGCCGGCCCCTACGTTTATGACCTCGTGGCTGTGTCAAACCACTACGGAGGAATGGGAGGGGGTCACT ACACAGCTTATGGCAAGAATAAAGTAGATGGAAAGTGGTATTACTTTGATGACAGCAGCGTCTCCTCTGCCGCAGAGGACCAGATTGTG ACTAAAGCAGCCTATGTGCTGTTCTATCAGCGCAGGGACGAGGAAGCCCCCTCCAAACCTCAGCCTTCGGCCTCGCTGGGAGGAGCCCCAGAAGCAGCCGAGGACCACATGGACACAAACTGA
- the gpx1b gene encoding glutathione peroxidase 1b: protein MASKFYDLSANLLTGEPFNFSSLKGKVVLIENVASLUGTTTRDYTQMNELHLQHAGKGLVILGVPCNQFGHQENCKNEEILISLKYIRPGNGYEPKFQLLEKVEVNGKDTHPLFVFLKEKLPFPSDDPSALMTDPKLITWAPVCRNDVSWNFEKFLIGSDGVPFKRYSRRFLTSDIEGDIKKLLSQAK, encoded by the exons ATGGCATCCAAATTTTACGACCTGTCGGCCAACCTATTAACGGGAGAACCGTTTAATTTCTCCTCTCTGAAGGGCAAAGTCGTCCTCATTGAGAATGTGGCGTCTCTCTGAGGTACGACCACCAGGGATTACACCCAGATGAACGAGCTCCACCTGCAGCACGCCGGCAAGGGGCTCGTGATCCTGGGAGTGCCCTGCAACCAGTTCGGCCATCAG GAGAACTGCAAGAATGAGGAAATCCTCATATCCCTGAAGTACATCCGTCCTGGAAACGGCTATGAGCCAAAGTTTCAGCTGCTGGAGAAAGTGGAGGTGAACGGGAAGGATACCCATCccctgtttgtgttcctgaagGAGAAGCTGCCATTCCCCAGCGACGACCCATCCGCCCTCATGACTGACCCCAAGTTAATCACCTGGGCCCCGGTCTGCAGGAACGACGTGTCCTGGAACTTCGAGAAGTTCCTCATCGGGTCTGATGGAGTGCCGTTCAAGCGCTACAGCAGGAGGTTCCTCACCAGCGACATCGAGGGCGACATCAAGAAGCTCCTCAGCCAGGCAAAATAA